A portion of the Oscillospiraceae bacterium genome contains these proteins:
- the eda gene encoding bifunctional 4-hydroxy-2-oxoglutarate aldolase/2-dehydro-3-deoxy-phosphogluconate aldolase, protein MEKYIPVVVIKELSETDKILTALKNNNINCAEITFRTACAAEAIAYAVKNYPDMEVGAGTVINAEQCEMALAAGATFIVSPGFSPAVATICKEKNVPYYPGCVTPTEIMAALEFGITTVKFFPANVYGGLKALKALSAPFPQVKFIPTGGVDRSNIDEFLAFDKIVAIGGSFFVKEALEKMEAEK, encoded by the coding sequence ATGGAAAAGTATATTCCTGTTGTGGTCATCAAGGAGTTATCTGAAACTGATAAAATTTTGACTGCACTTAAAAATAACAATATTAATTGTGCGGAAATTACATTCCGTACTGCTTGTGCAGCAGAGGCTATCGCTTATGCAGTAAAAAATTATCCGGATATGGAGGTTGGGGCAGGAACTGTTATCAATGCTGAACAGTGCGAGATGGCACTTGCTGCAGGCGCAACCTTTATCGTATCTCCCGGATTTTCCCCTGCTGTTGCAACTATTTGTAAGGAGAAAAATGTTCCTTATTATCCCGGATGTGTAACTCCTACCGAGATTATGGCGGCACTCGAATTTGGGATTACAACAGTGAAATTCTTTCCGGCAAATGTCTATGGCGGTCTTAAAGCGCTAAAGGCGCTTTCAGCACCATTCCCACAGGTTAAATTTATTCCCACCGGCGGAGTTGATAGAAGCAATATAGATGAATTTTTGGCATTTGATAAAATAGTGGCTATAGGTGGTAGCTTCTTTGTAAAAGAAGCGCTTGAAAAAATGGAGGCAGAAAAATAA
- the cysK gene encoding cysteine synthase A — protein MIYNNILEAMGNTPIIRLNHMTGPNDAEVLVKFEGLNVGGSIKTRTAYNMICDAEQKGLINKDTIIVEPTSGNQGIGLALVGAVRGYKVKIIMPDSVSEERRLLVRQYGAEVILVHDAGNIGLCIEECLELALKMKAENKNVFVPQQFENPANPAIQRSATAKEILEQVNGEIHGFCSGIGTGGTITGIGEVLKEANPDILIWAVEPENAAILSGGSIGTHVQMGIGDGIIPEILNQKIYNDVCIVKDEEALQASKDLAAKEGILCGISSGTNVAAAIRLAKKLGKGRRVVTVLPDTAERYFSTPLFE, from the coding sequence ATGATATACAATAATATTTTAGAAGCTATGGGCAATACTCCCATAATTCGTTTGAATCATATGACGGGGCCTAATGACGCTGAAGTTCTTGTGAAATTTGAAGGACTCAATGTCGGCGGTTCAATAAAAACACGCACTGCTTATAATATGATTTGTGATGCAGAGCAAAAAGGTCTTATAAATAAAGATACTATTATTGTTGAGCCTACAAGCGGTAACCAAGGAATTGGCTTAGCTCTTGTCGGTGCAGTAAGGGGCTATAAGGTGAAAATAATTATGCCCGATTCTGTAAGTGAAGAAAGACGACTTCTTGTGCGTCAGTACGGTGCTGAGGTTATTCTTGTTCACGATGCGGGAAATATAGGTCTTTGCATCGAAGAATGTCTTGAGTTAGCTCTTAAAATGAAGGCTGAAAACAAAAATGTTTTTGTTCCTCAGCAGTTTGAAAATCCCGCTAATCCTGCTATACAGCGCAGCGCTACTGCAAAAGAAATACTTGAGCAGGTAAATGGTGAAATTCACGGTTTTTGTTCAGGAATAGGTACGGGCGGTACTATAACAGGTATAGGTGAAGTGCTTAAAGAAGCTAATCCCGATATTCTTATTTGGGCGGTAGAGCCTGAAAATGCTGCTATACTTTCCGGCGGTTCAATAGGTACACACGTTCAAATGGGAATTGGCGACGGTATTATTCCTGAGATACTTAACCAAAAAATATATAACGATGTCTGTATTGTAAAAGACGAAGAAGCATTGCAAGCATCTAAGGATTTAGCCGCTAAGGAAGGTATTCTTTGCGGAATTTCCAGCGGAACAAACGTTGCAGCAGCAATTCGTCTTGCTAAAAAGCTTGGAAAAGGCAGGCGTGTCGTAACTGTTTTACCTGATACTGCCGAAAGATATTTTTCGACTCCGTTATTTGAATAA
- a CDS encoding SDR family oxidoreductase: MFNFKDKIVVITGGARGIGKCIKEQFEKAGAKVCIIDILSNDYFVGDIADKEILESFASKIISDCGRVDCLINNAPPKMCGIEEGSYEDFEYALKVGVTAPFYLSKLFAPYFSKGASIVNISSSRDRMSQPQTESYTSAKGAISALTHALSVSFSGRVRVNSISPGWIDNDYKAYEGADAVQQPAGRVGNPLDIANMVLYLCSDMAGFITGENICIDGGMTKQMIYHGDCGWILNK; the protein is encoded by the coding sequence ATGTTTAATTTTAAAGATAAAATAGTTGTAATAACAGGCGGTGCCAGAGGAATAGGAAAATGCATCAAGGAACAGTTTGAAAAGGCGGGTGCCAAGGTCTGTATAATTGATATTCTTAGTAATGATTATTTTGTTGGTGATATTGCAGATAAGGAGATTTTGGAAAGCTTTGCAAGCAAGATAATTTCAGATTGTGGCAGAGTAGATTGCCTTATTAACAACGCTCCACCTAAAATGTGCGGCATAGAAGAGGGAAGCTACGAGGATTTTGAATATGCCTTAAAGGTAGGAGTAACAGCGCCGTTTTATCTTTCTAAGCTCTTTGCACCGTATTTTTCAAAAGGGGCAAGCATTGTCAATATTTCCTCCTCCCGTGACCGTATGAGTCAGCCTCAGACAGAGAGCTATACCTCTGCTAAAGGTGCTATCAGCGCCTTGACTCATGCACTTTCGGTAAGCTTTTCCGGTAGAGTGAGAGTTAATTCTATATCACCGGGCTGGATTGATAATGATTATAAAGCTTATGAAGGAGCTGATGCCGTACAACAGCCCGCAGGAAGAGTAGGAAATCCTTTGGATATTGCAAATATGGTGCTTTATCTGTGCTCTGATATGGCAGGCTTTATTACAGGTGAAAATATTTGCATTGACGGCGGAATGACAAAACAAATGATTTACCACGGAGATTGTGGCTGGATATTAAATAAATAA
- a CDS encoding flavin reductase family protein — protein MRKDFGVKTWMYPMPVFIVAAYDKNGKPCCMNAAWGGTYDTNQIMVCLADDHKTTKNIIESGAFTVSIADAKHVIEADYVGIVSGNKVSDKMDKAGFTTVKSAFVNAPVINEFPMTVECKLLKFNEDGICIGEIVNVSADETVLGTDGQIDPVKLEAITYDPVHHTYIKLGEKVGNAFSDGKKLK, from the coding sequence ATGCGTAAAGATTTTGGAGTAAAAACCTGGATGTATCCTATGCCCGTATTTATTGTTGCTGCTTATGATAAGAACGGCAAGCCGTGCTGTATGAACGCAGCTTGGGGCGGAACTTATGATACAAATCAGATAATGGTATGTCTTGCAGATGACCATAAGACTACAAAAAACATAATTGAAAGCGGTGCTTTTACGGTAAGTATTGCCGATGCAAAGCACGTTATAGAAGCTGATTACGTTGGTATTGTTTCGGGAAATAAAGTTTCTGATAAAATGGATAAAGCAGGTTTTACTACTGTGAAATCCGCCTTTGTAAATGCGCCTGTTATCAACGAATTTCCGATGACTGTTGAGTGTAAGCTGCTCAAATTCAACGAGGATGGTATCTGTATTGGTGAAATTGTAAATGTCAGCGCAGATGAAACGGTGTTGGGAACAGATGGACAAATCGACCCTGTAAAGCTTGAAGCAATTACATATGACCCTGTGCATCATACATATATTAAGCTTGGCGAAAAGGTCGGCAATGCTTTTTCTGACGGAAAGAAATTAAAATAA